The following nucleotide sequence is from Streptomyces bathyalis.
GTGTTCGCCGAGATGGGGACCGTGAACCCGGTGGTTCTCACCCCGGCCGGCGCCGCGCGCAAGGCTGAAGTCGCCGCCGGCTTCGTCGACTCGTTCACCGGCGGCGCCGGCCAGTTCTGTACGAAGCCCGGTCTGCTCTTCGCGCCGTCCGGGTCGGAATTCGCTGCCGACGCGGCGCGTGCGCTCGGGAGTTGCGCACCCCGAGCGTGGTGCCTGACCGAGCAGATCGCCGCCTCGGCAGCTACAGGCGTGACCGAGCTGGTCGAGGCCGGGGCGACCGTCGTCTCACAGGTGGCGGGCCCCGCGCACGGCTGGTCGGTCGCGTCGACCCTGCTGGCCGCACCGATCGGTGCCGTGCGGCCAGGCAGTCGCCTCCTCGACGAGTGCTTCGGACCGGTCGCGCTGGTGGTCGAGTACGACGACATGCCGGAACTGCTCACAGTGATGACCGGCCTTCAGGGAGCCCTGGCCGCCTGCGTGATGTCGGGCGGTGAGCGGGACCCCGACGTCGGCCCGCTGCTCGAAGCCGTCACGCCTCTGGTCGGCCGGGTCGTGGTCGACGGATGGCCGACCGGCGTCGCCACCGCATGGGGACAGCAGCACGGCGGGCCCTGGCCGGCAACCACGGTGCCCGCGTCGACCTCGATCGGCGCGGCCGCCCTCGACCGGTTCACCCGCCCGGTCACCTACCAGGGGGCACCCGATGCCGCGCTGCCCCCGCCGGTGCAGTCGGGGAACCCCTGGTCCCTGCCACGACGCGTGGACGGAGTGGTGGAGGCGGGAGGCCGGTGAGCCACACGAAGAAGCGTGCAGCCGTCGTCGGTGGCGGCATCGTCGGAGTGTCGGTCGCCCGCCAACTCGCCCGGGAGGCCGATGGGTTCGAGGTCACCCTGTTCGAGAAGGAGGACCGGCTGGCCGCCCACCAGACGGGACACAACAGCGGTGTCGTGCACGCCGGCCTCTATTACGAGCCGGGGAGCCTCAAGGCCACCCTCTGCAGGAGGGGAGTCGGCCTGCTGCGAGAGGCCGTGCGGGAGCACCGGATCCCCTACGAGGAGTGCGGCAAGATCGTCGTCGCACTCGACGAGAAACAAGCATCCCGCCTCGACGACATCCATGCCCGTGCCACAGCCAACGGCGTCCCAGGCGTTCGCTTGATCGACCGTGACGAGATCACCCAACTCGAGCCGCACGCGCAGGGAATCCGTGCACTGCACTCGCCGCACACCGCGATCGTCGACTACGCGGCGCTCACGGCCGCGCTGTCGGAGGATCTCCGCGCGGCCGGTGGCTCCGTACGGCTTGGCGAAGAGGTCACGGCCCTGGAGCGGCACGGACGAGCGGTCCGCCTCACGGCAGGCTCACTGACCGAGGAGTTCGATCTCGTGATCGCTTGCGCCGGTCTCCACTCCGACCGCCTGGCACGTACCGCAGGGGAACCCGACGAGCCGCGGATCGTGCCCTTCTACGGCGACTACTTCCTGATGCACGCGAGCAAGAGCCACCTGGTCAACGG
It contains:
- the lhgO gene encoding L-2-hydroxyglutarate oxidase; this translates as MSHTKKRAAVVGGGIVGVSVARQLAREADGFEVTLFEKEDRLAAHQTGHNSGVVHAGLYYEPGSLKATLCRRGVGLLREAVREHRIPYEECGKIVVALDEKQASRLDDIHARATANGVPGVRLIDRDEITQLEPHAQGIRALHSPHTAIVDYAALTAALSEDLRAAGGSVRLGEEVTALERHGRAVRLTAGSLTEEFDLVIACAGLHSDRLARTAGEPDEPRIVPFYGDYFLMHASKSHLVNGLIYPVPDPRYPFLGVHLTKRIDGAVLLGPNAFLSSGREVYEGRRFVPRDVREALGFAGFWRFAARNLPAAAREARTALSSRRFVAEARKYVPALAHHDVTRGPRGIRAQAMDGRGALVDDFVISGTEHIVHVRNAPSPGATSALAIAEHIVREAVRRRS
- a CDS encoding aldehyde dehydrogenase family protein; this translates as MADITRASTPTVERGRDPRTGHVTCTFAVTPRERVDEALGAASAAARAVGSTRPTTRARWLHGIADALEEPDTADDLVAVADRETALGPARLAAELARTAGQLRFYADVASEGSYLGVTIDRATAAGPDLARTRIPLGPVAVFGASNFPLAFGVLGNDTASALAAGCPVVVKGHPAHPALSARLAQLATRVLERAGAPAGAFALVTGFDSGTVLVRSPHISAVAFTGSQKGGQHLWRLANERDVVIPVFAEMGTVNPVVLTPAGAARKAEVAAGFVDSFTGGAGQFCTKPGLLFAPSGSEFAADAARALGSCAPRAWCLTEQIAASAATGVTELVEAGATVVSQVAGPAHGWSVASTLLAAPIGAVRPGSRLLDECFGPVALVVEYDDMPELLTVMTGLQGALAACVMSGGERDPDVGPLLEAVTPLVGRVVVDGWPTGVATAWGQQHGGPWPATTVPASTSIGAAALDRFTRPVTYQGAPDAALPPPVQSGNPWSLPRRVDGVVEAGGR